From the genome of Thiovibrio frasassiensis:
CGGCTGCTTGGGCATGAGTCTGGAGCCGGCAAAAACCGTGATCCGCGGCGGGGCGACCTTGGCATCGTGGAGCAGACGCCAGACGTTGCCGGCCACCTCCACCGCCGACGGGCCACCGCCGATGATGGCGACGCTGATCTGTTTTTGGCCTGCCAGGGCAAGAAGGTGCGCCTGGGCCTCCATCAGCCTTTCGATGGGCTTGACCGAAAAGAGCTCCTTGGCCGTTTCCATCCCAGGCAGGGTCTGCGGCACAGCGCTGCCGGCGTTGCAGGAGAGCACGTCATAGGGTAGAGCCTGACCGTCGGCAAGATGCACGGCCTTGGCCCGGGCATCGATGCGGACCGCCTTGCCGAGCACAAACGTGGCGCCCTGTTTTTCCACCATCTGTTGGGTGTTAAAACGGATCTCTTCCGGCCGGTAGACCTTGGCCAGCATCCCCGGCCCCATCCCGGAATAGTAATGATGGGGTGAAGGTCCGATCACCGTAGCGTCGTAGCCCTTGGCGAGAAAAAGATGCAGGTTGGCCAGGGTCGTCATGTGGGCATGGCCGCCGCCGATCAGGACAAGTTGTTTCTTCATGAATATTTTTTCTCATTTGTGACACGGAAAAACCAGAGGAAAACTCTGGGACGCGCCCATATTTTTGTCGAATGCAGAGTTGCTCACCCCGCTTTTTTGACAAATTGGGTCAGAATTATAATCCGCTGCCCGTTCACCCTGGCCTCGATATGTTCGGGGTTTTCCGCAATCAGCGAGATTCCGCGCACGAGGGTGCCGCGCTTGGCTGTAAAGTTTGCCCCTTTCACATCCAAATCCTTGATCAGGGTGACCGAGTCTCCGGCAGTCAGGGTTGCGCCGTTGCTGTCAACATGTTTGGCGCCCGGTTCATGGTTCTTTTCGTCATCTGCAGCCTGTGCCCAGGCCAGGGTTGCTTCATCCAGATAAAGCATGTCGAGCAATCCCTGCGCCCACCCTTCACCGCTCAGCCGATGGAGCATCCGCCAGGCCATCACCTGTACCGGGGGCACCTGACTCCACATGCTGTCATTGAGGCAACGCCAGTGATGCACGTCGATCGTCTCCGGAGTTTCAATCTGTCCCCGGCAGGTCGGGCAGAGGAGCACGCACTGATCCGCACCGCCATCTGAGCTCGGAGGAACTGCATACACGCTCAAGCCTTCGGATACACTACATAATTCACATTTGGATTCGCTGCGGTCATGCAGGGTTTTTTCGGTGCTCATTGGGTTGCTTTTCCTCGAAAGGTGGAGAGGGTATAGGGTTTGCCAAGCCTAAAGGGGGCGCGTCTTGTTTTTGTTCGAGATGTCACATGTCCCAATGACGGGCGCAACACCATGCTGCAGGATGGTTGGGATGCTGGAAAGTTAATGGACTTCGGCATTTCTTTTTGACACGGACTGCCGGAAAACAGAATCTTGCTACATGCGCTTAAGCCGCCCTGCTTCCCATCACCACCTTGGTCAGCTCGTCGACCACCGCTTCCAGTTCGTCGGCCTGAGCGGACAGCTCTTCCGAGGCGGTGGTCGATTCCTCGGAGGAGGCGGCGACCCGTTGGGTGGCGCTGCTCAAGGAATTGGTGGCTTCCTGCATCTGGCGGATCTGTTCGGCCAGACTGCGGCTGGCCTTGGTGATGGCGGTGTTCTTGTCGCCGATACCGGTGGCTGACTCGATAATCCCCTCAAAGTCGGTGTTCACGCTTTTCAGGGCGCTGGTGCTCTGGCTGAGGCGCTGCATGGTGCCTTCCAGGAGATGCTGGGTGTCGTTGGCCGCCGTGGCCGTGCGCATGGCCAGGTTTTTGACCTCGGTGGCCACCACTGCGAAACCGGCGCCGGCTTCGCCGGCCCTGGCCGCTTCCACCGCTGCGTTCAGGGCCAGCAGGTTGGTCTGAAAGGCGATGCTGCCGATGGTGGTGATGATATGGCCGATCTTGTCGCTGTCCTGTTCGATCAAGCCCATGTTGCGGGTGAGATCCACCAGGGCGCGGAGGGATTGGCCGGATTTCTCGATGTTTTCATTCATCAGCTTTTCGCTGCCTGCGGTCAGCTCCGCGGTCTGTCGGCTTCCTTCGGTCATGGAGGCCAGGGAGGCTGCGGTTTCTTCCGCCACCGCAGCTTGTTCCGAGGCATCCTCAGCCAGGGCGTTGCTGGTAAGGGAGATTTTTTCTGCGGTGGCGGCCACCTGGTGGGAATTGTCGCGGATGGTATCGGTGATGCGGGAAAGTAGCCGGCTCAAACCGGAAGCGGTAAGGAAGGAGAGCAGCATGCCCACGGCCACCGAAACGACGGTGAGGCCGGCAACGCTGTATTTGGTGGCCGTGGCGGCGGTGAGCATGGCTTCGTCGGTGGGCACGTTTTTCTTGGCCGTGGTCCGAATTTCTTTCAGCAGCCGTTGCACCTCACTCAGGGCCGGCAGGGTTTGGGTGAGAAAGATCCCCTTGGCTGGGGTGCGGTCCTCGGGACGAAACTGTTCCTTGATGGCAATGGCGGTCTGATGCAGGTCGTGGTGCGGTTTTTCAATGCTCAGCAGGAGCGGCGCCAGGGCCGGAAATTGTTTCTCGGCCTGTTTGCGGCCCTCGCCGTAGAGCCAGGTGCCGAAACCGCATTTGTGGTCATCGGTTTCCGCCTGCAGGGTGGTGACACGGTCATCAACGATCAGGGCGTTGAGCTGGTTGACCCAGTTCAGATGATCCACCTCGCGCTGGGCCAGGATCCCGTCCAGTTTGGTGCTGGCAATGACCTCTCCGGCGCCGTTGATGATGCGGTTGACGCCCAGGTAGGTTATCACGCCGGTGATAATAAACAGCGCCAGAATGCAGCCGAAGCCGATGGTGATTTTTTGGTTGACGCTCAGCTTGTTCCAGCCCATGCCGTGCTCCTGTTGGGAAGGGGTGTTGTTTCCGTGTCCGGGGGTTATCTTCCGGTACTAATGGAAAAGAGGGTGTCCAGCCGCAGCTCGGTGAAAAGGTCATGGATGGGCTGTGGCACTCTGACCAGGCGGATGACGCCTTTGTGGGCCGCCATGTTTTTGTAGAACAGAAGCAGCTTGCCGATACCGGAACTGCCTATGTGGCTGACATCGGCTAGATCGATAATAAGTTCCTTGACCTGGGCGTGCGGGAGGGTGCTGAACTGCTGCTTGAGGGCTGCGGCGCCTTCTTCGTCGATGGTCCCGGACAAGGCGAAGCATACCGTCTCTCCCTGTGTCGTGGTGTCGCATTTCATGGGCATGGTCAATTTCCTCCGTTCCGGCTGCCTGCCTTGGCGACAGGGATGCGGGAGAGATCCAGCAAAGAAAAATAGGGGGGTTGCAAAAAAAAATGGGGAATGTAGCGCAACAGAACTAATGAACCATAAACTCCACTAGTTGTGAAGGATTATCTTTCTCGTTTCCTTGCTCTCAGGGAGAAACGGTGAACAAACCTGATGACCGCATGGAAAAGGAGAATAGTGTAAACACTTTTTCGGATAATTCTTTTGATAGTATCATGAAAATATTATGGGTCTGTCGGGTGACTTTCCTTAGTGACGGGGATTTCTGCCGAAGGAGACAATCAGATGGCGCCCTTGATCCCGCCAGGAGACCTGGTCTGTCAGATATTTGATGATGGCGATGCCCCGTCCGCAGAGTTTGCCGACATTTTTTTCGGCCCGCGGATCGCAGGGTGCTCGAAAATCGAATCCCCCCCCCTCATCCATCACCTCAAGGACAATATCCTCGTTGATGCGCCAGCGGACAGTAACGGTCTTGTTCGGGTCTTTTCGGTTGCCGTGTTGCCAAGCATTGACTACGGCCTCGTGCAAGGCCATGGTGATGCGGAATTCCGGATTGACGAAGCCCTGTTTTTTGAGAGCGGGTTCCATCGCGGCAAAGACCTCGGCGACAAAACAATCGATAGCTCCGCTGTCCGCCGTGCGGATTGAATGCTCCCGGGAGAGGAGGGGCGAGGCGGAGGGCGATTCCTGTGGCGGAGTCATGGCGTTACCTGAAGGAGAGTGTCGCAGGGAAGGAGGGTCATGGCTCGGTGGGAAACCGGACACCCAGCATGGTCAGATCGTCCGGGAGGCGGATTCCGTTTGAAAAGAGCAGTATCTTTTCGGCAAGCTGGAGCATTTTTTCTTCGCTGTCCGGGAAACCGTGCGCATGCACCAGGTTTGCCAGGCCGTCGCTGCCGAGCATGGTGCCGCGGGAGTCGGCGATTTCGATGGCGCCGTCGGTGAAAAAGAGCAGGCCGTCGCCGGGGCAAAAGGAGATGCGGCTCGCTTCGTATTCGGTGTCCGGCATCATGCCCAGCGGCAGGCCGGTCGTCTTGATCTGCCGTATTTCTTTTTCCCGCGCCAGCAAAAGGGGAGGGCTGCCCGCGCCGCAGAGGGCCACGGTCCTTGTCTCCAGATCGATGAGGCCGAACAGGCAGGTGGCAAAGGACTCTCCGTCCCGGACTAGCTGGCAGAGGTTGCGGTTCAGGGCGGCCATGAATATGGCGGGCTGTTCCAGCAATCCGCGGTTGCTTTCCCACAGGGAATGCAGGTGCATGGCATACAGGGCCGCCGCCACCCCGTGCCCCATGACATCGGCGATCAGGAAGGCATAGCGGTCCCGGTCAAGCCGTTCCACCGAGGAGTAATCACCGCCCACGATGTCGTGGGGCGCATAATGGAAGGCCCAGCGCAAGCGCGGATCGTCGTTGGCCGGCATGGTCATGGAAAGGGCTTGGATTTGCCGAGCCCTTTCCAGGTCGCGCATCCGGTGGGAAAGATCCTGAAAGACCTCCACCCCGCCGATGACCGTGCCCAGCCCGTTGAAGATGGGCGAAACGCTCACCTGCACCGGCAATCGTCCACCCTCCCTTTTGCGGGCGAACACCAGGGAAGGGGCAATCGAGCCGCTGCCGGTGACCATGGCCCGGTACAGGGGGCAGGATTCCTTGCCGCACAGCTCCCTTCCTTCCTTGTCCGTGTGGCGGAGGATGTTGTCCTTGCACGATCTGCCCAGCACTTCCGCAGCCCGCCAGCCGGTGATCTTTTCCGCGGCTTCGTTCCAGTAGACGATCCGTCGCTCCAGGTCCGTGACATAGACGCCGTGGCTGACGCCCGCCAGAATCTGGTCCGCGGTGTAGGGCATATTCAGTGGTTGCGGATTCATGCTCCGGTCATCCATGTTTTTTGTCCATCCACAGAAACAAAGATGAAACGATCTCTGGCTGATTCTTTGTCCGGTTCAACAGGACAATTGCTGGTTCCGTCATCTCAACTCGTCCCATTCTGCCGCCAGCGTCCGCCCTTGCCCCCGTTCCGTGGCTGGATCTCCGCCTTGGTTTTCAGGTACATCACCGCGCTATACCCCAGCAATCCTTCCACCGCAGTATCGAATTCCTTGCAAGGCCTCACGGTAAAATCCGAGGGCGGCTCGATATCCACCTCGCCCCGCCCGGCAAAATTGAGGGTCAGGGAAACCGGGCAGGTGCCGTGGAACTCGCGCACCTTGTTTTTCAGGCTTTCCAGCTTCTGCCTGCTCACCTGATCGGACTTGAGTAGGATGCGGGCTCCGTTGGTGTATTTGCTCCGGGCCTCGGACAGGCTGTCCACCGATTCGGCGATGATCTTGGCCCCCTGTTCTTCTTGTTTGACCGTGCCCAGGATGATGAGCGGCTCATCGGTGGTGAGGAGATGGCCGCATTTGGCAAAGGCATCGGGGAAAACCACCACCTCGACGGCTCCGGCCCTGTCTTCTAAAACGATGAAGGCCATGCGGTCGCCTTTTTTGCTGCGGTGATCCTTGTATTCCCGGACCAAGCCGCCCACCCGCACCGGCTGGTTGTCGCCCCAGTCGCCAAGATTGGTGAGTTCAGTGTCGGCCACGGCCATGATCTCCTTGTAAAAATTGTCCAGGGGATGGCCGGTGAGATAAAAACCCACGGTCTCTTTTTCAAAGGCGAGCCGTTCTTTTTCGCTCCATTCCGCGATGTCGGGCAAATCGATGGTGTTGGCCTTGTTTCCCTCAGCCTGGGGCATGGCCGAGAAGAGTGAGATCTGGCCGCTTAACCGGTCCCGTTGGGCGGATTGCGCCTGTTCCATGGCAATATCCAGGATGGCGAAGAGCTGGGAGCGCTTGGCCCCCAAAGAATCGAAGGCCCCGGCCTTGATCAGGCTTTCAATGACCCGCCGGTTCACCTTGCGCGAATCCACCCGGTCGCAAAAATCCTCCAGCCCGCCATAGGGTCCGTCCGCGGCCCGCACCTCCATGATGGAGTCCAGGGCTTGCCCGCCCACGTTCTTGACCGCGGCCAGACCGAAGCGGATGCGGTCGTTGACCACGGCAAAGTCCTTGTCCGACTCGTTGATGTCCGGGGGGAGTACCTCGATCTCATGGTCGCGGCATTCGATGATGTAGCGCACCACCTTGTCGGTGTTGCTCACGTCGCAGGAAAGCAGGGCGGCCATGAACTGGGCGGGATAATGCGCTTTCAGCCAGGCGGTCTGGTAGGCGATCAGGGCGTAGGCCGCGCTGTGGCTCTTGTTGAAGCCGTAGCCGGCGAACTTGGCCATCAGGTCGAAAACATATTCGGCCTTGTCGGCGGGGATGGAGTTCTTCTTGGCCCCAGCCATGAATTTTTCCTTCTCAGCGGCCATGACCTCTTCTTTTTTCTTGCCCATGGCCCGCCGGAGGTTGTCGGCATCGCCCAGGGAGTAGCCGGCCAGAACGTTGGCGATCTTCATGACCTGTTCCTGGTAGACGATGACCCCGTAGGTCTCCTTGAGGATAGGCTCCAGTTGGGGCAGCGGGTAGATGGCCTGCATTCTGCCGTGCTTGGTGTCGACGAACTGATCCACCATGCCGGATTCCAGCGGCCCCGGGCGGTAGAGGGCCACCAGGGCGATGAGGTCGGAGAAGACCTCGGGTTTCATTTTCATCAGCAGCCCGCGCATGCCGGAGCTTTCCAGCTGGAAAACCCCCAAGGCATCGCCCTTGGTCAGCAGGTCGTAGGTCTTGGTGTCGTCCAGGGGGATGCGGTTGATGTCGGGCTTATGGCCGATATCCGCGGCGATTAGCTTGAGGGCCCGGTCGATAACGGTGAGGGTCTTAAGGCCCAAGAAATCGAACTTGATCAACCCGGTCATCTCGGTGTGGATCATGTCGTACTGGGTGAGGACCTCGCCCTTGGGGCCCTTGCAGACCGGCAGGTATTCCACCATGGGCCTGGGCGAGATCACGACCCCGGCGGCATGGATGGAGGTGTGGCGGTTGAGCCCCTCCAGGGTCTGGGCGATGTGCAGGAGCTCCTCTACCTGGGGGTCGCGTTTCATCAGCTCCTGGAGGCGGGGCTCGGCATCGATCGCCTTCTTGATCGTGATCTTGAGCTCTTCCGGGATCAGTTTGGCGATGCGGTCCACATCGCCATAGGCAACGCCAAGAGCGCGGCCCACGTCGCGGATAACGGCGCGGGCCTTCATGGAGCCGTAGGTGACGATCTGGGCGACATGCGCCTCGCCGCCGTAGCGTTGCTGCACGTATTCGATGACCTCGCCGCGGCGCTCCTGGCAGAAATCCACGTCAAAGTCGGGCATGGACTTGCGCTCGATGTTGAGAAACCGCTCGAAGATCAACCCGTATGGAATAGGGTCGATGTCTGTGATCCGCATGGAGTAGGCGGCAAGACTGCCGGCGCCGGAGCCGCGGCCCGGGCCTACCGGGATCTCATGGTCCTTGGCCCAGTTGATAAAATCGGCGACAATGAGAAAATAGCCGGGAAAGCCCATCTTGATGATGACGTCGATCTCGTGGGCCAGCCGCTCCCGGTAGGTTTTTTCAATCTCCGGGGTGAGCTGATCGATCTCCCGCATGTCACCAAAACGATCCTCAAGCCCGGCCAGGGCGGCTTTCTCGAACAGGGAGTCAAGGGTTTCGCCCTCGGGCACCGGGAAGATCGGGAAGTGTGATTCGCCGAAGCTCAGCTCGACATTGCAGCGCTCTGCCAAGCGGACGGTTTCGGCGATGGATTCGGGCGAATGGGCAAAGGCTTTTTTCATCTCCTCGGGTGATTTGAAGAAGAGTTCGTCGGTGGAAAAGCGGAACCGGTTGGCATCGTGCATGGTTTTGCCGGTCTGGATGCAGAGTAGCACCTCGTGGGCCTGGGCTTCATTCCGGTTGAGGTAATGGCAGTCGTTGGTGGCGACCAGCGGGATGCCCAGCTCTTTGGAGAGCGCCTTGAGCCCCTGATTGACCACTGCCTGTTCGGGGATATTGTTCTCCTGCATCTCGAGATACAGGCGGTCGCCGAACAGGGCCATGAGCTGGCGCGCCTCTTCCCGGGCACCCTCCATGTCGCCGGCGGTGATGCGCTGGGGAATGCCGCCGTGCAGGCAGGCGGTGAGGGCGATGAGCCCCTCGGCATGGGCGGCCAATGCTTCCAGGTCGATACGCGGCTTATAGTGGAACCCTTCCAGCTGGGCCAGGCTGGCCAGCTTGAGCAGGTTCTGGTAGCCGGTGTTGTTCATGGCCAGGAGGACGAGATGGAAGGCGGCCTTGCCGGCGCTTTTTGCCGATTTGTCGAAACGGTGGCTGGGAGAGACATAGAACTCGCAGCCGATGATGGGCTTGATCCCTGCCTTTTTGGCCTGCACGTAAAATTCCAGGGCCCCGAACATGGAGCCGTGATCGGTGATGGCCACGGAGTCCATCCTGTATTCCTTGCACTTGGCCAGCAGGTCGCCGACTCGGATGGCGCCGTCGAGCAGGCTGTATTGGGTGTGGACATGGAGGTGGACGAAATTGGCTGGCGGGGCTTCCGGCATGGGTTAGTTCCAAATAGTTTTAAAAGGTTCAGGCAAAGGTGCAAAGAATAACGGCAAGAGGAAGAGCAACGGTTTAATTCACAGTGATCAAACTATTCCGTACTAAAAAAGCGCATCCGGTCCAGGGCGTCCAGGCTTGCCCACAGGTCATCTTCGGTGTGGGGTTCCAAGGTGACCAAGGGGTGCAGGTGCTGTTCCTTAAGATAGCCGAACAGGCCGGAAAAATCAAAGCTGCCCCGACCCGGTGCAAGGTGGGCGTCGCGATCGCCGTTATTATCGTGGAGATGGATATGGCCGAGCCAGGGGGCAAGGGCAGGCAGCCAGTCCTGCCAGGTGTTTTTGGCAAAGGAGGCAACGTGACCTACATCCAGGCAGAACCTCGCCAGAGGCGAGTTCAGGGCGGTGAGCATTTTTACGTGCTGCTCCGGCCCAGTTTCATAGGTGTTTTCCAGCATCAGGGGTACTTGGTGGAGAGCGGCTTTTGCCAGCAATTCCTGCCAGGTTGCCAGAGCGGCACTGAACCAGGCCGATTCCTTGTAGCCGTGCTTGTTCGCTTCGTAGTTCAGGTGGCAGACCACCGCGGCCGGCTGAAACAGTTCGATGAGGTCAAAACCCTTGCCCAGTTTGTTGCGGGTGGCGGCCAGGATATGCTCATCCAGAGCGCCCGGGGCGAGATCGAAAAAAGGGGCGTGCAAGGTGCAGCCAAGCCCGGCTTGTGCCAGGGTCTCGGCAACCTCCCGGAATTCGGCAGCGGTGGCGGTGTACAGCGTATCGCCTTCCAGGCTGATTTCCGGCTGAAAGCGGTGGGCGAGAACAAGATCCATCTCCTGCTGGAGCCGGCGAAAGGGGAAATTGATAAAACAGCGCGAGGTGATGTGCTGGTAGGTCATTTTTTCACCCGTCGGCGTGAATCAGTCATCCAGTTTTTTGGCCTCGTCGATGAGCATGATGGGGATGTCTTCACGGATCTCGTAGAGAAGCCGGCAGCTCTCGCAAACCAGACCGTCTTTTTTTTCGGTGAGCTTCACCTCGCCTTTGCATTTGGGGCAGGCAAGGATATCAAGCAGTTCTGGGCTGATCATGGCAGGGCTCCGGCTGATGGTAAAAGGCGGCAGATGGGGTTGTTTTTGCGGCAAACAACACAGGCGTCTGGACTATCTAAACACTTTCTATTTATTGCAAAATGGGCTAGGATAACGGACCTTTCAGGTGGTCGGATTGTACTGGCTAAATCCTGTTTGAAGATAAAATGACCCGCCAAGAAAAGCAAGCCTTTCCGTGGACGCGGTCTTTGTTTGGGAGAAGAGCGAAAGTGAAAGGAATAATCCTGGCAGGTGGCTCCGGCACGCGGTTATATCCGTTGACCCGTTCGGTGAGCAAGCAGTTGCTCCCGGTCTACGATAAGCCCATGATCTATTATCCTCTTTCGACCCTCATGTTGGCGGGGATTCGGGAGGTTTTGCTCATCACCACCCCGGAGGATCAGGGGCAGTTCATGCAGCTCTTGGGCGATGGCAGCCAGTGGGGCATCAGCCTGGAATATGCGGTGCAGCCCAAGCCCGAGGGGATTGCCCAGGCCTTTGTGATCGGGGAGAAATTTATCGGCAACGCGCCGGTCTGTCTCATTCTCGGGGATAACATCTTCTATGGACCAGGTCTGGCTCAGACCATTCAGGATAAAGGGGCCGATCCTCAAGGCGGGATGGTCTTCGGCTACTACGTGCGTGATCCGGAGCGTTATGGGGTGATCTCCTTTGCTCCAGACCGGACCGTCCTTGATATTGAAGAGAAACCGGCCAAACCGAAATCCCGGTATGCTGTGACAGGTCTTTATTTCTATGACAGTCAAGTAGTTGAGATTGCCAGAAATCTTAAGCCTTCCGCCCGCGGGGAGCTTGAGATAACCGATGTTAATAAGGCGTATCTCGCCAAGGGACAGCTTCAGGTCGAACTCCTGGGGCGGGGCACGGCCTGGCTTGACACCGGCACCCACAATTCTCTGCTGGACGCGGCCAACTTCATCAAAGTCGTGGAAGACAGGCAGGGGTTGAAGATCGCCTGTCTCGAGGAGATCGCCTTCCGGATGGGCTATATTGATCGGGCGCAGCTGGTGCGGCTAGCCGAACCCCTGCGGAAGAACGGCTACGG
Proteins encoded in this window:
- a CDS encoding NAD(P)/FAD-dependent oxidoreductase; translated protein: MKKQLVLIGGGHAHMTTLANLHLFLAKGYDATVIGPSPHHYYSGMGPGMLAKVYRPEEIRFNTQQMVEKQGATFVLGKAVRIDARAKAVHLADGQALPYDVLSCNAGSAVPQTLPGMETAKELFSVKPIERLMEAQAHLLALAGQKQISVAIIGGGPSAVEVAGNVWRLLHDAKVAPPRITVFAGSRLMPKQPDSIRSRAQRSLARRGIEIISPARVREIRDGQVVLDSGSSHGADLIFLALGIKPSPLFADSELAIGPDGGLLVNEYLQCPQYPEIFGGGDCIHFMPQPLDKVGVYAVRQNLVLLHNLLASLEGKPLEKFEPGGDYLLIYNLGDDTGILRKRGLIFGGRLAFWLKDYIDRRFMRKFQAGQ
- a CDS encoding PhnA domain-containing protein; its protein translation is MSTEKTLHDRSESKCELCSVSEGLSVYAVPPSSDGGADQCVLLCPTCRGQIETPETIDVHHWRCLNDSMWSQVPPVQVMAWRMLHRLSGEGWAQGLLDMLYLDEATLAWAQAADDEKNHEPGAKHVDSNGATLTAGDSVTLIKDLDVKGANFTAKRGTLVRGISLIAENPEHIEARVNGQRIIILTQFVKKAG
- a CDS encoding methyl-accepting chemotaxis protein — encoded protein: MGWNKLSVNQKITIGFGCILALFIITGVITYLGVNRIINGAGEVIASTKLDGILAQREVDHLNWVNQLNALIVDDRVTTLQAETDDHKCGFGTWLYGEGRKQAEKQFPALAPLLLSIEKPHHDLHQTAIAIKEQFRPEDRTPAKGIFLTQTLPALSEVQRLLKEIRTTAKKNVPTDEAMLTAATATKYSVAGLTVVSVAVGMLLSFLTASGLSRLLSRITDTIRDNSHQVAATAEKISLTSNALAEDASEQAAVAEETAASLASMTEGSRQTAELTAGSEKLMNENIEKSGQSLRALVDLTRNMGLIEQDSDKIGHIITTIGSIAFQTNLLALNAAVEAARAGEAGAGFAVVATEVKNLAMRTATAANDTQHLLEGTMQRLSQSTSALKSVNTDFEGIIESATGIGDKNTAITKASRSLAEQIRQMQEATNSLSSATQRVAASSEESTTASEELSAQADELEAVVDELTKVVMGSRAA
- a CDS encoding STAS domain-containing protein, giving the protein MPMKCDTTTQGETVCFALSGTIDEEGAAALKQQFSTLPHAQVKELIIDLADVSHIGSSGIGKLLLFYKNMAAHKGVIRLVRVPQPIHDLFTELRLDTLFSISTGR
- a CDS encoding ATP-binding protein, which codes for MTPPQESPSASPLLSREHSIRTADSGAIDCFVAEVFAAMEPALKKQGFVNPEFRITMALHEAVVNAWQHGNRKDPNKTVTVRWRINEDIVLEVMDEGGGFDFRAPCDPRAEKNVGKLCGRGIAIIKYLTDQVSWRDQGRHLIVSFGRNPRH
- a CDS encoding SpoIIE family protein phosphatase translates to MNPQPLNMPYTADQILAGVSHGVYVTDLERRIVYWNEAAEKITGWRAAEVLGRSCKDNILRHTDKEGRELCGKESCPLYRAMVTGSGSIAPSLVFARKREGGRLPVQVSVSPIFNGLGTVIGGVEVFQDLSHRMRDLERARQIQALSMTMPANDDPRLRWAFHYAPHDIVGGDYSSVERLDRDRYAFLIADVMGHGVAAALYAMHLHSLWESNRGLLEQPAIFMAALNRNLCQLVRDGESFATCLFGLIDLETRTVALCGAGSPPLLLAREKEIRQIKTTGLPLGMMPDTEYEASRISFCPGDGLLFFTDGAIEIADSRGTMLGSDGLANLVHAHGFPDSEEKMLQLAEKILLFSNGIRLPDDLTMLGVRFPTEP
- the dnaE gene encoding DNA polymerase III subunit alpha, encoding MPEAPPANFVHLHVHTQYSLLDGAIRVGDLLAKCKEYRMDSVAITDHGSMFGALEFYVQAKKAGIKPIIGCEFYVSPSHRFDKSAKSAGKAAFHLVLLAMNNTGYQNLLKLASLAQLEGFHYKPRIDLEALAAHAEGLIALTACLHGGIPQRITAGDMEGAREEARQLMALFGDRLYLEMQENNIPEQAVVNQGLKALSKELGIPLVATNDCHYLNRNEAQAHEVLLCIQTGKTMHDANRFRFSTDELFFKSPEEMKKAFAHSPESIAETVRLAERCNVELSFGESHFPIFPVPEGETLDSLFEKAALAGLEDRFGDMREIDQLTPEIEKTYRERLAHEIDVIIKMGFPGYFLIVADFINWAKDHEIPVGPGRGSGAGSLAAYSMRITDIDPIPYGLIFERFLNIERKSMPDFDVDFCQERRGEVIEYVQQRYGGEAHVAQIVTYGSMKARAVIRDVGRALGVAYGDVDRIAKLIPEELKITIKKAIDAEPRLQELMKRDPQVEELLHIAQTLEGLNRHTSIHAAGVVISPRPMVEYLPVCKGPKGEVLTQYDMIHTEMTGLIKFDFLGLKTLTVIDRALKLIAADIGHKPDINRIPLDDTKTYDLLTKGDALGVFQLESSGMRGLLMKMKPEVFSDLIALVALYRPGPLESGMVDQFVDTKHGRMQAIYPLPQLEPILKETYGVIVYQEQVMKIANVLAGYSLGDADNLRRAMGKKKEEVMAAEKEKFMAGAKKNSIPADKAEYVFDLMAKFAGYGFNKSHSAAYALIAYQTAWLKAHYPAQFMAALLSCDVSNTDKVVRYIIECRDHEIEVLPPDINESDKDFAVVNDRIRFGLAAVKNVGGQALDSIMEVRAADGPYGGLEDFCDRVDSRKVNRRVIESLIKAGAFDSLGAKRSQLFAILDIAMEQAQSAQRDRLSGQISLFSAMPQAEGNKANTIDLPDIAEWSEKERLAFEKETVGFYLTGHPLDNFYKEIMAVADTELTNLGDWGDNQPVRVGGLVREYKDHRSKKGDRMAFIVLEDRAGAVEVVVFPDAFAKCGHLLTTDEPLIILGTVKQEEQGAKIIAESVDSLSEARSKYTNGARILLKSDQVSRQKLESLKNKVREFHGTCPVSLTLNFAGRGEVDIEPPSDFTVRPCKEFDTAVEGLLGYSAVMYLKTKAEIQPRNGGKGGRWRQNGTS
- a CDS encoding sugar phosphate isomerase/epimerase family protein translates to MTYQHITSRCFINFPFRRLQQEMDLVLAHRFQPEISLEGDTLYTATAAEFREVAETLAQAGLGCTLHAPFFDLAPGALDEHILAATRNKLGKGFDLIELFQPAAVVCHLNYEANKHGYKESAWFSAALATWQELLAKAALHQVPLMLENTYETGPEQHVKMLTALNSPLARFCLDVGHVASFAKNTWQDWLPALAPWLGHIHLHDNNGDRDAHLAPGRGSFDFSGLFGYLKEQHLHPLVTLEPHTEDDLWASLDALDRMRFFSTE
- a CDS encoding Trm112 family protein, with the translated sequence MISPELLDILACPKCKGEVKLTEKKDGLVCESCRLLYEIREDIPIMLIDEAKKLDD
- the rfbA gene encoding glucose-1-phosphate thymidylyltransferase RfbA; this encodes MKGIILAGGSGTRLYPLTRSVSKQLLPVYDKPMIYYPLSTLMLAGIREVLLITTPEDQGQFMQLLGDGSQWGISLEYAVQPKPEGIAQAFVIGEKFIGNAPVCLILGDNIFYGPGLAQTIQDKGADPQGGMVFGYYVRDPERYGVISFAPDRTVLDIEEKPAKPKSRYAVTGLYFYDSQVVEIARNLKPSARGELEITDVNKAYLAKGQLQVELLGRGTAWLDTGTHNSLLDAANFIKVVEDRQGLKIACLEEIAFRMGYIDRAQLVRLAEPLRKNGYGQYLLQILEEDQGL